In the Aromatoleum bremense genome, one interval contains:
- a CDS encoding YeeE/YedE family protein — protein sequence MTSANNAASAPAAARLGGALAWIALAAAVGAAAYAASGPRHLALYAVGVAIGAVLLRSEFGFTGSLRRFVIDRDRRALRAPLALLGLTTLALAPALAQGELFGQPLGPAAAPVALQVAAGALLFGVGMQLAGGCGSGTLFSLGGGNGRMLVVIVFFCAGSFVASLHMGWWAALPAAEPIVLGERFGWLPSAVFQLGVIGALWVWAGRRQQPAADHEKHGISRMGPALVALALLNLATLLLAGHPWTITWAYALWGAKAATWVGWDPAGAAFWQAPFQSAALARGVLDDVTSLMDIGLVLGAGGAALAAGRWTLRFDRRPGTMLAAVLGGVLMGYGARIGFGCTVGALLSGVASTSVHGWLWLAAVLPGTWLGGRLRPRFGL from the coding sequence ATGACGTCAGCCAATAACGCCGCGTCGGCCCCGGCCGCAGCGCGCCTCGGCGGAGCGCTCGCCTGGATCGCGCTCGCGGCGGCGGTCGGCGCCGCGGCGTATGCCGCAAGCGGGCCGCGCCACCTCGCGCTGTATGCGGTTGGAGTGGCGATCGGCGCGGTGCTGCTGCGCAGCGAGTTCGGCTTCACCGGCAGTCTGCGGCGCTTCGTCATCGACCGTGATCGGCGCGCGCTGCGCGCGCCGCTGGCGCTGCTCGGCCTGACGACGCTCGCCCTCGCGCCCGCACTTGCGCAGGGCGAACTGTTCGGCCAGCCGCTCGGCCCGGCCGCCGCGCCGGTCGCGCTGCAGGTCGCCGCCGGCGCGCTGCTCTTCGGCGTCGGCATGCAGCTGGCCGGCGGTTGCGGCTCCGGGACGCTCTTCAGCCTCGGCGGCGGCAACGGCCGCATGCTCGTCGTGATCGTCTTCTTCTGCGCCGGATCGTTCGTGGCGAGCCTGCATATGGGCTGGTGGGCGGCGCTGCCCGCGGCCGAGCCGATCGTGCTCGGCGAGCGCTTCGGCTGGCTGCCGAGCGCCGTGTTCCAACTGGGCGTCATCGGGGCGCTCTGGGTGTGGGCGGGCCGGCGGCAGCAACCTGCGGCGGATCACGAGAAGCATGGCATTTCACGCATGGGGCCGGCACTGGTCGCCCTGGCCTTGCTCAACCTTGCGACCCTGCTGCTCGCCGGCCATCCGTGGACGATCACGTGGGCCTACGCATTGTGGGGCGCCAAGGCGGCGACCTGGGTCGGTTGGGATCCGGCCGGCGCGGCGTTCTGGCAGGCCCCCTTCCAGTCCGCCGCGCTCGCGCGCGGGGTGCTCGACGACGTCACCTCCCTCATGGACATCGGGCTCGTGCTCGGGGCGGGCGGCGCCGCGCTCGCCGCGGGCCGCTGGACACTGCGCTTCGACCGGCGCCCAGGCACAATGCTCGCCGCGGTGCTCGGCGGGGTGCTGATGGGCTACGGCGCGCGCATCGGCTTCGGCTGCACCGTCGGCGCGCTGCTCTCGGGCGTGGCCTCGACCAGCGTTCACGGCTGGCTGTGGCTCGCCGCGGTGCTGCCCGGCACCTGGCTCGGCGGCAGGCTCCGACCCCGGTTCGGGCTTTGA
- a CDS encoding DUF302 domain-containing protein: MQRFPNARFRAVVIVLAALASLLAPLAGAAPTNGLRTIATSHSFPALQERLERAVEKHGLAVVAAASASRGAAARGVKIPGNSVVMVFRNDYAVRMLEASVPAGIEAPLRYYVTENADGTATLSWRTPTSVFGPYGSERLDALARELDPIFEAIGHDASQ; encoded by the coding sequence ATGCAGAGATTCCCAAACGCCAGGTTCCGCGCCGTCGTGATCGTGCTTGCCGCTCTGGCATCGCTGCTGGCACCGTTGGCCGGCGCTGCACCGACCAACGGGCTGCGCACGATCGCCACGTCGCATTCGTTCCCGGCGCTGCAGGAACGGCTCGAACGCGCGGTCGAAAAGCACGGCCTCGCGGTCGTCGCGGCCGCGAGCGCGAGCCGCGGCGCCGCCGCGCGCGGCGTCAAGATTCCGGGCAACTCGGTCGTGATGGTGTTCCGCAACGACTACGCGGTGCGGATGCTCGAAGCGAGCGTGCCGGCCGGCATCGAGGCGCCGCTGCGTTACTACGTGACGGAAAATGCCGATGGCACGGCGACGCTGTCGTGGCGCACGCCGACGAGCGTGTTCGGCCCCTACGGCAGCGAGCGGCTCGACGCGCTCGCGCGCGAGCTCGATCCGATCTTCGAAGCGATCGGCCATGACGCCAGCCAATGA